The Armatimonadota bacterium genome window below encodes:
- the aspS gene encoding aspartate--tRNA ligase, with protein MSFRSRTHTCGELRATNAGETVTLNGWIHRVRDLGGLWFADMRDRNGLVQIALDPEKFANRAEIRPECCLEVTGVVTLRDEKTKNAEMPTGEIEVVLTSYTLLSPAKPLPFPVSDEAQMASVSEELRLKHRYLDLRRSYMYRSLAMRSSANQRLRNFLSARGFLEVETPIITKSTPEGARDYLVPYRQEAGLWYALPQSPQQYKQLLMVSGVERYFQIARCFRDESSRADRQPEFTQLDIEMSFITEEDILTLNQEMVREVVNGLITEFGLDKEPVGDFPRMTYAEAMSLYGCDKPDIRFGLELFDVTSIVSGSEFGVFQNTIESGGVIRGVRYPGGSGLSRKEVGVLEDFSREFGAKGMASISFIAEGEGVALPGGLIAKSSITKFFTPEQLQAIADAGKAEAGDLFCFIADGYEAGNNVLYRLRLEIGDRCGLRDPRKLAYMWVTDFPLFEWDADGQRWSAMHHPFTAPKTEDIPLLAETPGKARAQAYDMVCNGSECGGGSIRINQSDLQAQMFGLLGIDAATQEERFGHLLEAFSYGAPPHGGIAWGMDRLIMLLADTENIREVIAFPKTGPGMDPLMNAPSTIDSQQWAELGLKRG; from the coding sequence ATGAGCTTTAGATCGCGCACGCATACCTGCGGAGAGCTTCGCGCTACGAACGCGGGCGAGACCGTCACTCTGAATGGCTGGATTCACCGGGTTCGGGATTTGGGGGGGCTTTGGTTTGCGGATATGCGGGATCGGAATGGGCTGGTGCAGATTGCGCTCGACCCGGAGAAGTTTGCTAATCGGGCGGAGATTCGGCCGGAGTGCTGTTTGGAAGTCACTGGAGTTGTGACTCTACGCGACGAAAAGACCAAGAACGCCGAGATGCCGACGGGGGAGATCGAGGTTGTCTTGACTTCGTACACTTTATTGAGCCCGGCGAAGCCTCTGCCCTTCCCGGTTTCGGATGAAGCTCAGATGGCTTCGGTTTCGGAAGAGCTTCGTTTGAAGCACCGGTACCTGGACCTTCGACGGTCGTATATGTATCGCTCGCTTGCGATGCGGTCTTCGGCGAATCAGCGGTTGCGAAACTTCCTTTCCGCGCGTGGGTTCTTGGAGGTCGAGACTCCGATTATCACGAAGTCGACTCCGGAGGGCGCACGGGACTACTTAGTTCCTTATCGACAGGAGGCTGGGCTCTGGTACGCGCTGCCTCAGTCGCCTCAGCAGTACAAGCAACTATTGATGGTCAGCGGGGTTGAGCGGTATTTCCAGATTGCGCGTTGCTTCCGAGACGAGTCTTCGCGGGCTGATAGACAACCCGAATTCACTCAGCTCGACATTGAGATGTCGTTCATTACCGAGGAAGATATTCTCACTTTGAACCAGGAAATGGTTCGGGAGGTCGTTAATGGCCTGATCACTGAGTTTGGTTTGGATAAGGAACCGGTTGGAGATTTCCCTCGCATGACCTACGCCGAGGCGATGTCGCTGTACGGATGCGATAAGCCGGATATCCGGTTTGGGCTGGAGCTGTTTGACGTCACTTCAATTGTTTCAGGGTCGGAGTTTGGGGTTTTCCAGAACACGATCGAGAGTGGCGGCGTCATTCGTGGCGTTCGATATCCGGGCGGATCGGGGCTCTCGCGAAAGGAAGTCGGAGTCTTGGAGGACTTCTCGCGTGAGTTTGGCGCGAAGGGCATGGCGTCGATTTCGTTCATCGCGGAAGGCGAGGGCGTGGCCCTGCCGGGCGGACTGATTGCCAAGTCGTCGATCACCAAGTTCTTCACTCCGGAGCAGTTGCAGGCGATTGCCGATGCTGGAAAGGCGGAGGCGGGCGACTTGTTCTGCTTCATCGCCGATGGCTACGAGGCCGGGAACAACGTTCTTTATCGTTTGCGATTGGAGATTGGAGATCGCTGTGGGCTTCGCGATCCCCGAAAGCTGGCGTATATGTGGGTCACCGACTTTCCTCTCTTCGAGTGGGATGCCGACGGCCAGCGATGGTCGGCGATGCACCACCCGTTCACGGCTCCGAAGACCGAGGATATTCCTTTGCTTGCCGAGACTCCGGGCAAGGCTCGCGCTCAGGCTTACGACATGGTTTGCAATGGTAGCGAGTGCGGCGGTGGTTCGATCCGAATCAACCAGAGCGACCTTCAGGCCCAAATGTTCGGCCTCCTCGGCATCGACGCGGCGACGCAAGAAGAGCGCTTCGGACACCTGCTTGAAGCATTTAGTTACGGCGCGCCGCCTCACGGCGGAATCGCATGGGGCATGGACCGCCTCATCATGCTCCTCGCTGACACCGAGAACATCCGCGAAGTCATCGCGTTCCCCAAGACGGGGCCGGGAATGGATCCGCTAATGAACGCTCCGAGCACGATTGACTCCCAGCAGTGGGCGGAACTTGGCCTTAAGAGAGGTTAG
- a CDS encoding acyltransferase → MAQATDQSRYKGIDAARGFAAIAVLVAHAIEIASLATFKSISQFIHLGAGGVYLFFMISGFVIPFSLKRVKTVKDFAIGRVFRMYPLFIVSLAVSITGFMIGATPWLSPKSFVLSAVLNLTMVQEFLGFPSLRGAYWTLGYELVFYCLLGTLFALNRSSKLYKLSPTISVLLILLNLASWVTGRSLGGDRLIGFAFMFLGCAYYSYRAAEITKRQIVMITALAVSSISLQWFTSISINANSLATLSHYPTMLVAVGGFIVALSANDTKVSPLFVYLGTISYSIYLVHGVVLIWLRPTGVMSNTAYFTFALFASTVLVSALTYRFIEQPGIKLGKRLVATRSERQVIAHDPERLA, encoded by the coding sequence ATGGCCCAGGCAACCGACCAAAGTCGATACAAGGGCATAGATGCGGCACGCGGCTTCGCCGCAATTGCAGTGCTTGTGGCCCACGCAATCGAGATTGCCTCTTTAGCCACATTCAAATCAATCAGCCAATTCATCCATCTCGGCGCGGGGGGAGTCTATCTCTTCTTCATGATAAGCGGATTCGTGATTCCCTTTAGCCTCAAGAGAGTCAAAACCGTAAAGGACTTTGCGATCGGTCGAGTGTTTAGGATGTACCCACTGTTTATTGTTAGCCTGGCCGTTTCAATAACTGGCTTTATGATCGGGGCGACACCTTGGTTAAGTCCTAAATCCTTTGTTTTGAGTGCAGTTCTGAACCTAACAATGGTGCAAGAGTTTCTTGGATTCCCTAGCTTACGGGGTGCCTACTGGACGCTAGGTTATGAACTCGTGTTCTACTGTCTTCTTGGGACTCTGTTTGCTCTTAATAGGAGCTCAAAATTGTACAAGCTCAGCCCGACCATCTCAGTACTACTAATCCTCCTCAATCTAGCATCATGGGTGACAGGTCGGTCGTTAGGTGGAGATCGACTGATTGGCTTCGCCTTCATGTTCCTCGGCTGTGCGTACTACTCCTACCGCGCTGCCGAAATCACGAAGCGCCAGATTGTGATGATAACAGCCCTGGCAGTGTCTTCAATATCGCTCCAGTGGTTCACGTCAATCTCCATCAACGCTAACTCACTGGCGACATTGAGCCACTACCCGACCATGCTGGTTGCCGTAGGCGGATTCATCGTCGCGCTTTCTGCAAACGACACAAAGGTTTCTCCTTTGTTTGTGTATTTGGGCACGATCAGCTACTCGATCTATCTCGTTCACGGAGTGGTACTGATTTGGCTGCGACCAACTGGCGTTATGAGCAATACGGCATACTTTACGTTTGCACTATTCGCGTCTACTGTCCTGGTTTCAGCTCTTACCTACCGTTTCATTGAACAGCCGGGTATCAAACTAGGAAAACGGTTAGTTGCGACTCGCTCAGAACGTCAAGTTATCGCACATGACCCCGAGCGCCTTGCGTAG
- the rfbD gene encoding dTDP-4-dehydrorhamnose reductase: protein MKVTVLGSNGMLGTDVVKVLEALGHEVRALTRADIDLTKPATINDCKWLAKKNADWVVNCIGYTAVDKAEEEPEVAFDVNEEGILNLCGKLNGGPRLLHVSTDFVFDGSASAPYVETDETNPLGIYGQSKLAGEHYAEAMLDDPVIFRTSWLFGPSGKSFPLTMINAHNAGRQLRVIGDQFGCPTYTVDLATAIASAIEGGLPSGVYHACGSESMSWHEFAERVLSVYRDESVSVEKIGTADYPTPAQRPAYSVMSNAKLAGAGINPWRSTESAVEEFVERLRRAGKISRL, encoded by the coding sequence GTGAAAGTCACGGTTCTTGGCTCGAACGGAATGCTCGGTACCGACGTGGTGAAGGTGCTTGAGGCATTGGGTCATGAGGTTCGCGCTTTGACCCGCGCCGATATCGATCTCACAAAGCCGGCGACGATTAACGACTGCAAATGGCTTGCGAAGAAGAACGCCGACTGGGTGGTGAACTGCATCGGTTACACCGCGGTTGATAAAGCTGAGGAAGAGCCGGAAGTAGCGTTTGACGTCAATGAAGAGGGGATTTTGAACTTGTGTGGCAAGCTCAACGGGGGACCTCGATTGTTACACGTCTCTACAGATTTTGTATTTGATGGCTCGGCTTCGGCTCCTTATGTCGAAACCGACGAGACGAATCCCTTGGGGATTTACGGACAATCTAAGCTCGCGGGAGAGCACTACGCAGAGGCGATGCTTGATGATCCGGTGATCTTCCGCACAAGCTGGCTTTTTGGACCCAGCGGAAAGAGCTTTCCTTTGACGATGATAAACGCTCACAATGCTGGGCGCCAACTTCGGGTGATCGGAGACCAGTTCGGGTGTCCGACGTACACTGTTGACTTGGCGACCGCAATCGCTTCGGCGATAGAAGGGGGGTTGCCTTCAGGGGTTTACCATGCTTGTGGTAGCGAGTCGATGAGCTGGCACGAGTTCGCGGAGCGTGTGCTGTCGGTTTATCGAGACGAATCGGTTTCGGTTGAAAAGATAGGCACGGCGGACTATCCCACTCCTGCCCAGCGACCGGCTTACTCGGTGATGAGTAACGCCAAGCTAGCCGGGGCCGGGATCAATCCTTGGCGGTCGACTGAGTCGGCGGTTGAAGAGTTTGTTGAGCGGTTGCGTCGAGCAGGTAAGATTTCGAGACTATGA
- a CDS encoding GDSL-type esterase/lipase family protein, whose protein sequence is MNTALLICTFLSQKSYVYQADLDRWAALDQKNPPGSGRILFIGSSTFTNWKTMESAFPGKGVFNRAYGGSGLGNLIRDYKVFTAYKPKQIVIYCGENDLAGGTTPAYAVFENFKKFFDLTRKELPGTDILYCAMKPSPARWHLRAKYTYGNHLIKDFLATQPRTGFVSCWDAMLNADGRPDESLFLGDMLHMNAKGYAIWTKILAPNLK, encoded by the coding sequence ATGAATACCGCGCTGCTTATCTGTACCTTCCTAAGCCAGAAGTCCTATGTCTATCAAGCAGATCTCGATCGTTGGGCTGCCCTCGATCAAAAGAACCCGCCAGGCTCCGGCAGGATCCTCTTTATCGGTTCTTCGACGTTCACAAATTGGAAGACGATGGAAAGTGCTTTTCCAGGAAAAGGCGTTTTTAATCGCGCCTACGGTGGCTCTGGACTCGGAAATTTGATCCGCGACTACAAGGTCTTCACCGCCTACAAACCCAAACAAATCGTGATTTACTGCGGCGAAAATGACCTCGCTGGCGGAACCACTCCGGCGTACGCAGTCTTCGAGAACTTTAAGAAGTTCTTTGACCTTACTCGTAAGGAGCTTCCCGGAACCGATATCCTCTACTGCGCAATGAAGCCTAGTCCAGCGCGTTGGCACCTAAGGGCCAAATACACCTATGGCAACCACCTGATCAAAGACTTTCTGGCAACTCAGCCTCGAACAGGTTTCGTCTCTTGTTGGGATGCAATGCTCAACGCCGACGGCCGCCCCGACGAGTCCCTATTCCTCGGCGATATGCTCCATATGAACGCCAAAGGCTATGCAATCTGGACGAAGATTCTTGCGCCGAATTTGAAATGA
- a CDS encoding PspA/IM30 family protein, with product MKRFLNWLKGLFNKTMDKLEDPEVMLDQAKKDMQAALLSNREKAVQAITQKNMLENELKQQQNKAASLESKATMALKQGDRALATQFMREKMNIDSVVASLQASYDSAVATVEQVKVGIKRQEEEVRKKTAEALALKAQWKSAQIQSSISKALDGLSFENEFEGFGAVENRIKEKQSEAAARAEMGNESLFGKIQQMESTSRDLEAESELDKLEEKLGLKPVTATESVTPSVSVVQGGAAAPGASASEAEKALEDLEKRLNS from the coding sequence ATGAAACGATTTCTCAACTGGCTAAAAGGGCTCTTCAACAAGACGATGGACAAGTTGGAGGATCCCGAAGTGATGCTGGATCAGGCCAAGAAGGACATGCAAGCGGCTCTTTTGAGTAACCGCGAGAAGGCAGTTCAGGCGATCACCCAGAAGAATATGCTGGAGAACGAGCTGAAGCAGCAGCAGAATAAGGCCGCTTCGCTTGAGTCCAAAGCGACCATGGCTCTTAAGCAGGGTGACCGTGCGCTGGCGACTCAGTTCATGCGCGAGAAGATGAACATTGACTCGGTCGTTGCTTCTTTGCAGGCTTCATACGATTCTGCGGTCGCCACCGTTGAGCAGGTTAAAGTTGGCATCAAGCGTCAGGAAGAAGAGGTTCGCAAGAAGACCGCCGAAGCTCTGGCGCTCAAGGCTCAGTGGAAGTCGGCTCAGATTCAATCGTCGATCAGCAAGGCCCTCGACGGACTCTCGTTCGAGAACGAATTCGAAGGTTTTGGCGCGGTTGAGAACCGAATCAAAGAGAAGCAATCCGAAGCGGCTGCTCGGGCCGAAATGGGTAACGAGTCGCTCTTCGGAAAGATTCAGCAGATGGAGTCCACTTCGCGCGACCTCGAAGCTGAGTCCGAGCTCGATAAGCTGGAAGAGAAGCTTGGTCTGAAGCCGGTCACGGCTACTGAGTCGGTGACTCCTTCGGTGAGTGTTGTTCAGGGCGGAGCAGCAGCTCCTGGGGCTTCGGCAAGTGAAGCCGAGAAAGCTCTCGAAGATCTCGAGAAGCGATTGAATAGCTAG
- a CDS encoding MqnA/MqnD/SBP family protein, which produces MTTAAQTIRLGHSPDSDDAFMFWGLASGTVKSEFQFEHILRDIQTLNDWAMEGKLESTAISVHAFAYVADKYALLRHGGSFGDGYGPMVVAASPISVSSLEEITIAVPGKLTSAFLELNLFFEDTFGTNANLKYEVVPFDEIVPAVQRGDYVAGLIIHESQLTYSEEGLYEIANMGMWWRKKTGLPLPLGVNVVRKDLGHDAVIEVSRCMRESIEAGLHNRQNALGHALQYARGMDEGTSDKFVGMYVNERTRDMGEEGVKAIRLLLAEGARIGMVPAVDLEVVD; this is translated from the coding sequence GTGACTACCGCCGCGCAAACGATTCGCCTCGGCCACTCGCCCGATTCCGACGACGCCTTCATGTTCTGGGGCCTCGCATCCGGCACCGTCAAGTCCGAATTTCAGTTCGAGCACATCCTGCGCGACATCCAGACCCTCAACGACTGGGCGATGGAAGGCAAGCTCGAATCCACCGCGATTTCGGTTCACGCTTTTGCCTACGTGGCAGACAAGTACGCCTTGCTTCGGCACGGTGGCTCGTTTGGCGACGGATACGGCCCGATGGTGGTTGCCGCTTCGCCAATTTCGGTTTCTTCGCTAGAAGAGATCACGATTGCGGTTCCTGGCAAGCTCACATCCGCATTTCTTGAACTCAACCTGTTCTTCGAAGACACTTTTGGCACCAACGCGAACCTGAAGTACGAGGTCGTCCCCTTCGACGAAATCGTCCCCGCAGTTCAACGCGGCGACTACGTCGCTGGTCTGATCATTCACGAGAGCCAACTGACTTACTCCGAAGAAGGCCTCTATGAGATCGCAAACATGGGCATGTGGTGGCGCAAGAAGACCGGCCTCCCATTACCATTGGGTGTGAATGTCGTTCGCAAAGACCTCGGCCACGACGCCGTCATCGAAGTCTCTCGCTGCATGCGAGAGTCAATTGAAGCCGGTCTCCATAACCGCCAAAACGCCCTTGGCCACGCCCTGCAATACGCTCGTGGAATGGACGAGGGAACTTCCGACAAGTTCGTCGGCATGTACGTCAACGAGCGAACTCGCGATATGGGCGAAGAAGGCGTCAAGGCGATCCGATTGCTACTGGCCGAAGGCGCCAGAATCGGCATGGTTCCGGCGGTTGATCTCGAAGTAGTTGACTAA
- a CDS encoding PD-(D/E)XK nuclease family protein: MARKPTLSPSRITTFLACPSKYLWTYIDPRGKWYLRAKSYYSFGTTLHKVMERFHDEGDQGVTTVGDALRIYEESWIDAGFASAEEMQEAYGEGKEIVAAVIAEEEVARRESGVRTLAVEKLLKRDLGPFELIGRVDRLDEYPDGRIDIVDYKSGRASVTEAQVKDDLAMACYQLLARSIFPDRPVTATIHALRVQARATTSLSALELEEFERDIVQIGETILSASIDDYSPRPKPLCDGCDFLALCKKDPRYE, translated from the coding sequence GTGGCGCGAAAACCAACCCTGAGTCCAAGCCGGATCACAACGTTTCTCGCGTGCCCAAGCAAGTACCTCTGGACCTATATTGACCCGCGCGGGAAGTGGTATTTGCGAGCGAAAAGCTACTACTCATTCGGCACGACTCTGCACAAGGTAATGGAGCGGTTTCACGACGAGGGGGACCAGGGCGTCACCACGGTCGGCGATGCGCTACGGATCTACGAAGAGAGTTGGATTGACGCGGGATTTGCTTCGGCTGAGGAGATGCAGGAGGCTTACGGCGAAGGCAAGGAAATTGTTGCGGCGGTGATTGCCGAGGAAGAAGTCGCTCGTCGCGAGTCAGGAGTTAGGACTTTGGCGGTTGAGAAGCTTTTGAAACGCGACTTAGGGCCGTTTGAGCTGATAGGGCGCGTGGATCGGCTGGATGAGTATCCGGATGGTCGGATCGATATTGTTGACTACAAATCTGGGCGCGCATCGGTTACAGAGGCTCAAGTTAAGGACGATTTGGCGATGGCTTGCTACCAGTTGCTTGCTCGGTCTATTTTCCCCGATCGTCCGGTGACGGCGACGATTCATGCTCTGCGGGTGCAGGCAAGGGCCACTACTTCTCTTTCGGCACTTGAACTCGAGGAGTTTGAGCGGGACATTGTTCAGATTGGCGAGACGATTCTCTCGGCTTCCATTGATGACTATTCTCCGCGGCCGAAGCCGCTTTGCGATGGTTGCGACTTCCTTGCGCTTTGCAAGAAGGATCCGAGGTACGAATGA
- a CDS encoding acyltransferase: protein MTAPTATAERWAFLDAARGIASIAVVLQHSVWGAFAWAPDLFSTLWSPGRFGVVLFFFVSGYIVPHSLERRKSLKSFWVGRFWRLGPLYIFQVVLVSVLILLGVNMHTQYNPMNLKHLIGNLSLLQDFVGIPSTSAVSWTLGVEMLLYIGISIAFAIGFLSNTRLIVGVLLALFLAVGVIFPVLLHIRFPAGAIAVFTSILGGLLFYRAKAGDISQQELAAWLVANFAVVTISALLNYRDHRLSPQDIQPTKACAIISALSGFVVFWLLTKFKELKYPMWLNKLGVWSYSIYLLHGLVLHFVSGGENPYAKVSIQVGLSILAGFLGYTLIEKTGLELGKKFAQPRAD, encoded by the coding sequence ATGACCGCCCCTACCGCAACTGCTGAAAGATGGGCTTTTCTGGATGCAGCGCGTGGAATAGCTTCAATAGCGGTCGTCTTGCAACACTCTGTGTGGGGAGCCTTTGCGTGGGCTCCTGACTTGTTTTCGACGCTGTGGAGTCCTGGACGATTTGGGGTTGTGCTCTTCTTCTTCGTGAGCGGCTACATTGTGCCTCACAGCCTAGAGCGCCGAAAGAGCTTGAAATCATTTTGGGTTGGTCGGTTTTGGCGTCTCGGCCCGCTTTACATCTTTCAAGTGGTGCTAGTGAGTGTTTTGATACTGCTTGGCGTTAACATGCACACTCAGTACAATCCTATGAATCTCAAGCATCTCATTGGCAACTTGTCGCTTCTTCAGGACTTCGTGGGAATTCCGTCGACAAGCGCCGTTTCTTGGACCTTGGGCGTTGAAATGCTTCTTTACATCGGGATATCCATCGCGTTTGCAATTGGATTTCTCAGTAACACTCGACTGATCGTCGGTGTCTTGCTTGCTTTGTTTTTAGCCGTCGGTGTCATTTTTCCAGTCCTTCTACACATTAGATTCCCAGCGGGAGCCATCGCAGTGTTCACTTCGATTCTGGGTGGACTCCTGTTCTATCGCGCAAAAGCCGGTGACATCTCTCAACAGGAGCTAGCCGCCTGGTTGGTCGCTAACTTTGCTGTGGTCACAATCTCAGCACTTCTTAACTATCGTGATCATCGACTCTCCCCGCAAGATATCCAGCCAACAAAGGCCTGCGCCATTATCAGCGCTCTATCTGGATTTGTCGTGTTCTGGTTACTGACTAAGTTCAAGGAGCTCAAGTATCCAATGTGGCTGAACAAGCTAGGAGTTTGGAGCTACTCGATTTACCTTCTCCACGGCCTGGTTCTTCACTTCGTGTCAGGTGGTGAGAATCCATATGCTAAGGTGTCGATTCAGGTTGGCTTATCGATCTTGGCTGGTTTTCTTGGCTACACTCTGATCGAGAAAACCGGACTAGAACTCGGAAAGAAGTTTGCCCAGCCTCGTGCTGATTGA